A window of the Myxococcus fulvus genome harbors these coding sequences:
- a CDS encoding glycerophosphodiester phosphodiesterase: MLLLAHRGASADAPENTLEAFSEAARQGADGVELDAMVCGSGEVIVCHDERLERLARLPWEVRTTPWWKLQKADVGSPLGFAPARIPLLEEVLESLPPQFIVNIELKCERFDDDGLARKVARLVRDLDMGERVVISSFNPLCLFRLLDAAPELRRGYLIDPDRRWGVQAYAVSPLVSSHSVHPYHVDCTPERVATWRAAGLRVAAWTVDDAARASELERMGVSYLITNRPGAVREALRAAA, encoded by the coding sequence ATGCTCCTGCTTGCCCACCGAGGCGCCTCCGCCGACGCCCCCGAGAACACCCTGGAAGCCTTCTCCGAGGCCGCTCGTCAGGGCGCCGACGGCGTGGAGCTGGACGCCATGGTGTGCGGCTCGGGCGAGGTCATCGTCTGCCACGACGAGCGCCTGGAGCGCCTGGCCCGCCTGCCTTGGGAAGTGCGCACCACCCCCTGGTGGAAGCTCCAGAAGGCCGACGTGGGCTCACCCCTCGGCTTCGCTCCGGCCCGCATCCCCCTGCTGGAGGAGGTCCTGGAGTCACTGCCCCCACAGTTCATCGTCAACATCGAGCTGAAGTGCGAGCGCTTCGATGACGACGGCCTGGCGCGCAAGGTGGCCCGACTCGTGCGCGACCTGGACATGGGCGAGCGCGTGGTCATCTCCAGCTTCAACCCGCTGTGCCTCTTCCGGCTGCTCGACGCCGCGCCCGAGCTGCGCCGGGGCTACCTCATCGACCCGGACCGGCGCTGGGGCGTGCAGGCCTACGCGGTGAGCCCGCTGGTGTCGTCGCACTCGGTGCACCCGTACCACGTGGACTGCACGCCGGAGCGGGTGGCCACCTGGCGCGCCGCGGGGCTGCGCGTGGCCGCGTGGACCGTGGATGACGCCGCACGCGCGAGCGAACTCGAGCGCATGGGCGTCAGCTACCTCATCACCAACAGGCCGGGCGCGGTGCGTGAAGCCCTGCGCGCCGCGGCCTGA
- a CDS encoding twin-arginine translocase TatA/TatE family subunit: MGLGLGEFILLGFILLVVFSAARMGQLGNAVGKFVYSFRKASKGEDLIDAKSLPSSRRGSTDAEYTEQDAPRRR, from the coding sequence ATGGGCCTCGGCCTCGGAGAATTCATCCTACTCGGCTTCATCCTGCTGGTGGTCTTCTCGGCCGCCCGGATGGGTCAGCTCGGCAACGCGGTGGGCAAGTTCGTCTACTCGTTCCGCAAGGCGTCCAAGGGCGAGGACCTCATCGACGCCAAGTCGCTGCCGTCCTCGCGCCGGGGCTCCACCGACGCCGAGTACACCGAGCAGGACGCCCCTCGCCGCCGCTAG
- a CDS encoding zinc-ribbon domain-containing protein, which produces MIVKCARCQTRFKIPDEKVTEKGVKVRCTKCQNTFRVTRESGGEDAGASSPSSSAGQADPFAAFGAAADPKGVEITRPGFFAQGVAATRTAPAGPPGGGSWNSMDGDLDTEDGVFREPTRIGPIPLPPAQSSGAPVAGSPGVAAVRNAGAVPLPGAAQPVRPPVDTSTGLYGGAVPPPVDEAAASRQAGPVPLPGIASRQPPGVAAPRGAPARTAPPPPGAGSAASRGVDPFADFLAAPAGAAGGADPFGALPAPVGPGARPPAPPADADPFASIDIDDSLPAPRTAAEDDPFASIDIDDSTMAAPPPFAPAPPASAPLAGQTAAPRGVTGQPPPRAPQAGAPGAPRAGAPAAGRPPAHAAAGASPFSAPEDATLPGRPPALPADPFASLDLDVTQAGRPPASPADPFASLDLDDATQAGRPPPDPFAALDSNDATQAGRPPLDPFAALAPNDATQAGRPPSAPARGGGAPLNPNDATQAGRPPSAAVRGGTAPLNPNDATQAGHPPAAAARGGAAPLNPREAAQTGRPPAAPAPVDPFLAPSDATLPGRPPTAADPFASLDLGDATHPGHSPVGASPAHPPSSPPGAQDLFDLNSDGGDAFGEHAGLEASDTGRAALFGDVSPGALDHDGSHGASLGSLLDDVPPVDTGHGGGVTLGRVGSGVGQREVLELDPSMTAAPVVSVAKPTARPEDVGIPQARPPSRARRVTALFVNLVVAAALVVSLGALGWVYLHEGRVDFSVLSPERLRSLVVPAPTPLVALDVSNGLYETQSGKPLFFIRGDAENRTGAATHLRVRGALFDGNQRVRSVEGLAGSVATSEELFAVSNTESALALRQRMDAAAVSVAPGARAPFLLVFHEYPAALDGFRLEVTVEAVPAPAAAAPPAEPTAPAQAKPTE; this is translated from the coding sequence ATGATCGTCAAGTGCGCGCGGTGCCAGACGCGGTTCAAGATCCCCGACGAGAAGGTGACCGAGAAGGGGGTCAAGGTCCGCTGCACCAAATGTCAGAACACGTTCCGCGTCACCCGCGAATCAGGCGGGGAGGATGCCGGTGCGTCCTCGCCTTCCTCGTCGGCCGGGCAGGCCGACCCCTTCGCCGCCTTCGGGGCCGCTGCCGACCCCAAAGGCGTTGAAATCACGCGGCCCGGCTTCTTCGCCCAGGGCGTCGCGGCGACGCGAACAGCCCCCGCGGGCCCCCCAGGGGGTGGCTCGTGGAACAGCATGGATGGGGACCTCGACACGGAGGACGGCGTCTTCCGCGAGCCCACCCGTATCGGTCCCATCCCGCTGCCTCCGGCGCAGTCCTCGGGAGCTCCCGTCGCGGGCTCTCCCGGTGTCGCCGCGGTGCGCAACGCCGGCGCCGTTCCGTTGCCCGGGGCCGCGCAGCCCGTTCGTCCGCCAGTCGACACTTCCACGGGGTTGTACGGTGGCGCGGTGCCTCCGCCGGTCGATGAGGCCGCCGCATCGCGGCAAGCGGGCCCCGTGCCTTTGCCTGGAATCGCGTCGCGGCAGCCTCCGGGCGTCGCGGCGCCTCGGGGTGCGCCAGCCCGCACCGCGCCTCCGCCTCCTGGGGCCGGAAGCGCCGCGTCGCGAGGCGTGGACCCCTTCGCTGACTTCCTCGCCGCGCCCGCTGGGGCGGCGGGTGGGGCGGATCCGTTCGGCGCGTTGCCCGCGCCCGTGGGCCCTGGCGCGAGGCCTCCCGCGCCTCCGGCCGATGCGGATCCGTTCGCGTCCATCGACATCGATGACTCGCTGCCAGCGCCTCGGACCGCCGCGGAAGATGACCCGTTCGCGTCCATCGACATCGACGACTCGACGATGGCGGCGCCGCCTCCGTTCGCTCCGGCGCCTCCCGCGAGTGCTCCGCTGGCGGGGCAGACCGCTGCTCCTCGTGGCGTGACGGGGCAGCCGCCTCCTCGGGCTCCTCAGGCGGGGGCACCTGGTGCCCCGCGTGCCGGTGCGCCAGCGGCAGGGCGGCCCCCCGCGCATGCGGCGGCGGGTGCCTCGCCGTTCTCGGCGCCCGAGGATGCGACGCTTCCGGGGCGTCCTCCGGCTCTACCGGCGGATCCGTTCGCCTCGCTCGACCTGGATGTCACGCAGGCGGGTCGTCCTCCTGCTTCTCCGGCGGACCCGTTCGCCTCGCTCGACCTGGATGATGCGACGCAGGCGGGTCGGCCGCCTCCGGACCCGTTCGCGGCCCTCGATTCGAACGACGCGACGCAGGCGGGTCGGCCGCCCCTGGACCCATTCGCGGCTCTCGCTCCGAACGACGCCACGCAGGCTGGGCGGCCGCCCTCGGCGCCCGCTCGTGGAGGAGGGGCGCCGCTCAATCCGAACGACGCGACGCAGGCGGGTCGTCCTCCCTCCGCGGCTGTTCGTGGGGGCACCGCGCCGCTCAATCCGAACGATGCGACGCAGGCCGGGCATCCTCCCGCTGCGGCTGCTCGCGGAGGCGCCGCGCCGCTCAACCCTCGTGAGGCAGCGCAGACGGGCCGTCCGCCCGCCGCTCCTGCTCCCGTGGACCCCTTCCTCGCTCCGAGCGATGCGACGCTTCCGGGGCGTCCTCCCACGGCTGCGGACCCGTTCGCCTCCCTCGACCTGGGCGATGCGACGCATCCCGGGCATTCGCCAGTCGGCGCGTCACCGGCACATCCCCCCTCGTCGCCTCCCGGAGCGCAGGACCTGTTCGACCTGAACTCGGACGGCGGCGATGCCTTCGGCGAGCACGCGGGGCTCGAGGCCTCGGACACCGGGCGCGCGGCGCTGTTCGGTGACGTGTCACCGGGCGCGCTCGACCACGATGGCTCGCATGGCGCTTCGTTGGGCTCGCTTCTCGACGACGTGCCTCCCGTGGACACCGGCCATGGTGGTGGCGTCACCCTCGGCCGCGTGGGTTCCGGGGTGGGGCAGCGCGAGGTGCTGGAACTGGACCCGAGCATGACCGCCGCGCCGGTGGTCTCCGTGGCCAAGCCCACGGCCCGGCCCGAGGACGTCGGAATCCCCCAGGCCCGCCCGCCCAGCCGCGCGCGCAGGGTGACGGCCCTGTTCGTCAACCTCGTGGTCGCCGCCGCGCTCGTGGTGTCACTGGGCGCGCTGGGCTGGGTCTACCTGCACGAGGGCCGGGTGGACTTCTCCGTCCTCTCTCCCGAGCGCCTGCGCTCACTCGTCGTCCCCGCGCCCACGCCGCTGGTGGCGCTCGACGTGTCCAACGGCCTGTACGAGACGCAGTCCGGCAAGCCGCTCTTCTTCATCCGAGGGGACGCGGAGAACCGCACCGGCGCGGCGACACACCTGCGTGTGCGCGGCGCCCTCTTCGATGGGAACCAGCGCGTGCGCTCCGTCGAGGGACTCGCGGGCTCGGTGGCGACCTCCGAGGAGCTGTTCGCGGTGAGCAACACCGAGTCGGCCCTGGCCCTGCGCCAACGCATGGACGCCGCCGCCGTCTCCGTGGCCCCCGGTGCCCGAGCGCCCTTCCTGCTCGTCTTCCACGAGTACCCGGCCGCCCTCGATGGCTTCCGACTCGAAGTCACCGTGGAAGCCGTCCCCGCGCCGGCCGCGGCCGCTCCTCCCGCCGAGCCCACCGCGCCGGCCCAGGCCAAGCCCACGGAGTGA
- a CDS encoding polyhydroxyalkanoate synthesis regulator DNA-binding domain-containing protein: MSEAEQAGAPSSKEPKIIKRYTNRKLYDTVESRYVTLDEIAAMIKEGTEVRIVDNRTKEDLTSVTLAQIIFEEEKKKNQMPLSVLREIIRHPGESISGFIQKEVSPRVASIREEAESRLDKLLRREEAVKAGLEVPPEEPPQAADANLPAGGLSPADLLKASQRAFEDWQKKIDERVKHVVENLTGNLPALGRDMQSLTQRLEELEKKLEQLEQSKKSE; the protein is encoded by the coding sequence ATGAGCGAGGCCGAGCAAGCAGGCGCTCCAAGCAGCAAGGAGCCGAAGATCATCAAGCGGTACACGAACCGGAAGCTCTACGACACCGTGGAGAGCCGGTACGTCACCCTCGATGAGATCGCCGCGATGATCAAGGAGGGCACCGAGGTGCGGATTGTCGACAACCGCACGAAAGAGGACCTGACCTCGGTCACCCTCGCGCAAATCATCTTCGAGGAGGAGAAGAAGAAGAACCAGATGCCGCTGTCGGTGCTGCGGGAGATCATCCGCCACCCCGGCGAGTCCATCTCGGGCTTCATCCAGAAGGAGGTCAGCCCTCGCGTCGCCTCCATCCGCGAGGAGGCCGAGTCCCGCCTCGACAAGCTCCTGCGCCGCGAAGAGGCCGTGAAGGCCGGCCTGGAGGTCCCTCCCGAGGAGCCCCCGCAGGCCGCGGACGCCAACCTGCCCGCCGGTGGCCTGTCCCCCGCGGACCTGCTCAAGGCCAGCCAGCGCGCCTTCGAGGACTGGCAGAAGAAGATCGACGAGCGCGTGAAGCACGTCGTCGAGAACCTCACCGGCAACCTCCCCGCCCTGGGCCGCGACATGCAGTCGCTCACCCAGCGCCTCGAGGAGCTGGAGAAGAAGCTCGAGCAGCTCGAGCAGTCCAAGAAGTCCGAGTAG
- a CDS encoding ParA family protein, translating into MRRIAFINEKGGTCKTTLAVNTAAWLARERGLRVLLVDLDTQGHASKALGLDVRTLPRNVFHLLTDDTVALADVVRPTAVAGLDVLPSYKEMADFPVVVASHARRSHRLADRLEAAKDAGYDAVVFDSPPSMGLTTRNILVAATEVVVPVALTYLALDGCAEVADTVRQVGEAEGRSDLSVTKVVPTLYRKTALATAILERLRAYFPESLATTPLGYDVKVDEAQSHGKTIFEYAPRSRGAQMLAAIASEIHGGPAPRKRKRAAPKA; encoded by the coding sequence ATGCGGCGCATCGCCTTCATCAACGAGAAGGGCGGCACCTGCAAGACGACGCTGGCGGTGAACACCGCCGCCTGGCTCGCCAGGGAGCGCGGCCTGCGCGTGCTGCTGGTGGACCTGGACACGCAGGGCCACGCCAGCAAGGCGCTCGGCTTGGACGTGCGCACGCTTCCTCGCAACGTCTTCCACCTGCTGACCGACGACACCGTCGCCCTGGCGGACGTGGTGCGGCCGACGGCCGTGGCGGGGCTGGACGTGCTGCCCTCGTACAAGGAGATGGCGGACTTCCCGGTGGTGGTGGCGTCCCACGCGCGGCGCTCGCACCGGCTGGCCGACCGCCTGGAGGCGGCGAAGGACGCGGGCTACGACGCCGTCGTCTTCGACTCGCCGCCGTCCATGGGGCTCACCACGCGCAACATCCTGGTGGCCGCGACGGAGGTGGTGGTGCCCGTGGCGCTGACGTACCTGGCGCTGGATGGCTGCGCGGAGGTGGCGGACACGGTGCGGCAGGTGGGCGAGGCCGAGGGTCGCTCGGACTTGAGCGTCACCAAGGTGGTGCCCACGCTGTACCGGAAGACGGCGCTGGCCACGGCGATTCTCGAGCGGCTCAGGGCGTACTTCCCGGAGTCACTGGCCACGACGCCGCTGGGCTACGACGTGAAGGTGGACGAGGCCCAGAGTCACGGGAAGACCATCTTCGAGTACGCGCCCCGCAGCCGAGGCGCGCAGATGCTGGCCGCCATCGCCTCGGAGATTCACGGCGGGCCCGCTCCCCGGAAGCGGAAGCGGGCGGCGCCGAAGGCCTGA
- a CDS encoding ArsA family ATPase: protein MAGLLDKRLWVVSGKGGVGKSTVAAALALRSARAGRRTLVCEVNTQERISRFLEHPPAGPEVKLLEENLWAVDVRPQEAMREYGLMVLRFETLYKTVFENKLVRYFLRFVPSLQELVLLGKIMYHLQEKLPDGRWRFDTIVLDAPATGHAISFLSVPQVLVQTVPPGPMSREAQKMRDLLVDPSVTAAILVALPEEMPVNEALELHAALKDRVSIRTHAAVLNQAIPERFTEADLEALAGHPELHHVAQAHHDRAALTVLAGTKLERNLHTPVFNIPRLFLPAFGRDAIEQVMGHLETLVMGER from the coding sequence ATGGCAGGGCTCCTGGACAAGCGGTTGTGGGTCGTCTCCGGCAAGGGTGGCGTGGGCAAGAGCACCGTCGCCGCGGCGCTCGCCCTGCGCTCGGCGCGCGCGGGGCGTCGGACGCTGGTGTGTGAGGTGAACACGCAGGAGCGCATCAGCCGCTTCCTCGAGCACCCTCCCGCCGGCCCCGAGGTGAAGCTGTTGGAGGAGAACCTCTGGGCCGTGGACGTGCGCCCGCAGGAGGCCATGCGCGAGTACGGGCTGATGGTCCTGCGCTTCGAGACCCTCTACAAGACGGTCTTCGAGAACAAGCTGGTGCGCTACTTCCTGCGCTTCGTGCCGTCCCTGCAGGAGCTCGTCCTGCTGGGGAAGATCATGTACCACCTGCAGGAGAAGCTGCCGGACGGGCGCTGGCGCTTCGACACCATCGTCCTGGACGCACCCGCCACCGGCCACGCCATCTCCTTCCTGAGCGTGCCCCAGGTGCTGGTGCAGACGGTGCCCCCGGGCCCCATGTCGCGCGAGGCCCAGAAGATGCGCGACCTGCTGGTGGACCCGTCCGTGACGGCCGCCATCCTGGTGGCGCTCCCGGAGGAGATGCCGGTAAACGAGGCGCTGGAGCTGCACGCGGCGCTCAAGGACCGGGTGAGCATCCGCACGCACGCGGCGGTGCTCAACCAGGCCATCCCCGAGCGCTTCACGGAGGCGGACCTGGAGGCCCTGGCGGGACACCCGGAGCTGCACCACGTGGCCCAGGCCCACCATGACCGCGCGGCGCTGACGGTGCTCGCGGGCACCAAGCTGGAGCGCAACCTTCACACGCCGGTGTTCAACATCCCCCGGCTGTTCCTCCCCGCCTTCGGGCGGGACGCCATCGAGCAGG